The Candidatus Krumholzibacteriia bacterium genome contains a region encoding:
- a CDS encoding PAS domain S-box protein, whose translation MSVDPSLLHLEALERDLGQASSAPSAARALKALREHIEGALAARQALDADLERLRESEERWRSIATNPFDFVTIVDTNAVFLYVNRTAPGVSEADLIGKASIYDWTAPEYHASIRSALELTLRTAEPSYYEAYSPQVGAWYGSVVGPVVRDDRVVALSVQARDITKHKKAELGLRDSEERFRQLAENIEDVFFLIEPTSGRVLYTSPTYEKLWGRSLPEIYGNMAAWLEGLHPDDRPKIQARYASMLATCRGESTEFSFGSSLAMRIVRPDGSVRHARARLFPVRDAWGRVQRVAGVVSDLTERVEAEMKLAEAEARFRTLVEKLPVISYITARDDPGKALYISPQIEAKLGYPLQEWTQDPEFWLARVHPEDRERFLAAQRAFLDGSAPLRCRYRLMTRDGRELWFHDEAVLVPGGPGEPARIQGVLLDMTEAEEARAEQQRAREGASHLVGVQEMERRKIARELHDEIGQALTGLNFLLQSVHECPGESASVVQEARSLVGELMERVRNLSLELRPSMLDDLGLLATLLWMFERFEKQTRVQVSFEHRGLDVRFDCELETAAYRIVQEALTNVARHAGVREVDVRASCDGSILDLRIEDAGCGFEAGCRPRNGHGSGLAGMRERVTLLGGEFLLDSQSGRGTYISVRLPVVGRLRPEAVNPGGEGS comes from the coding sequence GTGAGCGTCGACCCCTCCCTCCTGCACCTCGAAGCCCTGGAGCGGGACCTGGGGCAGGCCAGCTCCGCTCCGAGCGCGGCGCGGGCCCTGAAGGCATTACGCGAGCACATCGAGGGTGCCCTCGCCGCCCGCCAGGCCCTCGACGCCGACCTGGAGCGCCTGCGGGAGTCGGAAGAGCGCTGGCGCTCCATCGCCACCAACCCCTTCGATTTCGTCACCATCGTCGATACGAACGCCGTCTTCCTGTACGTGAACCGCACCGCCCCCGGGGTGTCGGAGGCGGATCTCATCGGCAAGGCGAGCATCTACGACTGGACGGCTCCGGAGTACCACGCCTCGATCCGTAGCGCCCTGGAGCTGACGCTCCGCACCGCCGAGCCCTCGTACTACGAGGCCTACTCGCCCCAAGTGGGAGCCTGGTACGGCTCCGTCGTCGGGCCCGTGGTCCGAGACGACCGTGTGGTCGCGCTCTCGGTGCAGGCCCGGGACATCACCAAGCACAAGAAGGCGGAGCTGGGGCTGCGGGACAGCGAGGAGCGCTTCCGCCAGCTGGCGGAGAACATCGAGGACGTTTTCTTCCTCATCGAACCCACCAGCGGGCGCGTCCTCTACACCAGCCCGACCTACGAGAAGCTCTGGGGCCGTTCGCTGCCCGAAATCTACGGCAACATGGCGGCCTGGCTGGAGGGGCTCCACCCCGACGACCGGCCGAAGATCCAGGCGCGCTACGCCAGCATGCTCGCAACCTGCAGGGGGGAGAGCACGGAGTTCTCTTTCGGTAGCTCCTTGGCGATGCGGATCGTGCGCCCCGACGGCTCGGTGCGCCACGCGCGCGCGCGTTTGTTCCCGGTGCGGGACGCCTGGGGCCGGGTGCAGCGCGTGGCCGGCGTGGTCAGCGATCTCACCGAACGGGTGGAAGCGGAGATGAAGCTGGCCGAGGCGGAGGCGCGTTTCCGCACTCTGGTGGAGAAGCTGCCCGTGATCAGCTACATCACCGCTCGCGACGATCCAGGCAAGGCGCTGTACATCAGCCCGCAGATCGAGGCGAAGCTCGGCTACCCACTGCAGGAGTGGACCCAGGACCCGGAGTTCTGGCTCGCCCGCGTGCATCCGGAGGATCGCGAGCGCTTCCTCGCGGCGCAGCGCGCTTTCCTCGACGGCAGCGCGCCGCTGCGCTGCCGCTACCGTCTGATGACGCGCGACGGCCGCGAGCTCTGGTTCCACGACGAGGCCGTCTTGGTTCCCGGGGGACCTGGGGAGCCGGCGCGGATTCAGGGAGTGCTCCTCGATATGACCGAAGCCGAAGAAGCTCGCGCCGAGCAGCAGAGGGCCCGTGAAGGGGCCTCGCATCTGGTGGGTGTGCAAGAGATGGAGCGCCGCAAGATCGCCCGGGAGCTGCACGACGAGATCGGTCAGGCGCTCACGGGGCTCAACTTCCTGCTCCAGTCGGTGCACGAGTGCCCCGGGGAGAGCGCCAGCGTGGTGCAGGAGGCGCGCTCCCTGGTGGGAGAGCTCATGGAGCGGGTCCGCAACCTGTCGCTGGAGCTCCGGCCGTCCATGCTCGACGATCTCGGGCTCCTGGCGACGCTCCTCTGGATGTTCGAGCGCTTCGAGAAGCAGACTCGCGTGCAGGTGAGTTTCGAGCATCGCGGTCTCGACGTACGTTTCGACTGCGAGCTGGAAACAGCGGCTTATCGCATCGTGCAAGAAGCGCTGACCAACGTGGCACGCCATGCCGGCGTGCGGGAAGTCGATGTACGCGCCAGCTGTGACGGCTCCATCCTGGACCTGCGGATCGAGGATGCTGGGTGCGGCTTCGAGGCCGGCTGCCGGCCCCGCAACGGGCATGGCAGCGGTCTGGCAGGCATGCGCGAGCGCGTCACTCTCCTCGGCGGCGAGTTCCTGCTCGACTCGCAGTCCGGGCGTGGAACTTACATCAGCGTGCGGTTGCCCGTCGTCGGACGGCTGCGCCCGGAGGCCGTGAACCCTGGAGGTGAAGGATCATGA
- a CDS encoding redoxin domain-containing protein produces MRRLIGLSAAGLTLAIALEAGAIGPGDPAPDFSLQDIQGNSIALSDYPGHVVLLALIGYG; encoded by the coding sequence ATGCGACGATTGATTGGTTTGTCCGCCGCTGGCCTCACGCTCGCGATAGCGCTCGAGGCAGGTGCCATCGGCCCGGGCGATCCAGCTCCGGATTTCAGCCTCCAGGACATCCAGGGGAACTCGATTGCCCTTTCCGACTACCCCGGACATGTCGTTCTCCTCGCCCTCATCGGTTACGGCTGA
- the rph gene encoding ribonuclease PH: MQRPDGRAPRALRSLEIQRGFLRNAEGSALVKMGNTHVLCAASIEPSVPPHLRGSGTGWVTAEYAMLPRSTNTRTVREAVRGRLGGRTQEIMRLIGRSLRAVVDLRAVGERTIYLDCDVIEADGGTRTAAVNGACVALHDALSQLELQAHPMRELVGAVSVGLHQGEPLLDLCYEEDVAATVDMNVIMAEAGRFIELQGTAEKEPFGMDSLLALLDCARNGIAEIHAAQRRALGRPA, translated from the coding sequence ATGCAGCGACCGGACGGGCGCGCTCCCAGGGCGCTCCGCAGCCTCGAGATCCAGCGGGGTTTCCTGCGCAATGCCGAGGGCTCGGCGCTGGTGAAGATGGGGAATACCCACGTGCTCTGCGCCGCGAGCATCGAGCCGAGCGTGCCGCCGCACCTGCGGGGCTCCGGGACCGGGTGGGTGACGGCGGAATACGCCATGCTCCCGCGCAGCACAAACACGCGCACGGTGCGGGAAGCCGTGCGCGGGCGCCTCGGCGGGCGCACCCAGGAGATCATGCGCCTCATCGGCCGGAGCCTGCGCGCCGTCGTCGATCTGCGCGCCGTCGGCGAGCGCACCATCTACCTGGACTGCGACGTCATCGAAGCCGACGGCGGCACGCGTACGGCGGCGGTGAACGGTGCTTGCGTGGCCTTGCACGATGCCTTGAGCCAGCTGGAGCTGCAAGCGCATCCCATGCGCGAGCTCGTTGGCGCGGTCAGTGTGGGCCTGCATCAGGGTGAACCGCTCCTCGATCTCTGCTACGAGGAAGACGTCGCCGCCACGGTGGACATGAACGTGATCATGGCGGAGGCGGGCCGCTTCATCGAATTGCAGGGCACCGCCGAAAAAGAACCCTTCGGCATGGACTCCCTCCTCGCCCTCCTCGATTGCGCCCGCAACGGCATCGCCGAGATCCACGCGGCGCAGCGCCGGGCCCTCGGCAGGCCCGCATGA
- a CDS encoding DJ-1/PfpI family protein, with the protein MTPFDVLEKPRPEAPRRVLVLMLPAVHALDFAGPVQAVYEANGFGARYELHYVGVASEVRSAQGFVFSAIEPLPAVSPDDWILVPGIESTQLEQVDVPGDWLRLAAARSRRLSSICSGAFVLARAGVLEGRLCTTHWKILDKLVEWSPTARVLDNRLFVRDGNVVTSAGEASGIDMTLALIQEDHGPALVAKVAREMVVYMRRSGESAQASIYLQHRDHTHPGVHRVQDWIVEHPERKATLESLAAVAAVSPRHLTRLFREATGVTLTRFAHKVKLEVAQSLLENQGLTLEAIAGRCGYEDARQLRRLWKQQHGSTLSSARQSPRKQMQAS; encoded by the coding sequence ATGACACCCTTCGATGTCCTGGAGAAACCCCGACCCGAGGCCCCGCGTCGCGTCCTCGTTCTCATGCTCCCTGCGGTTCACGCCCTCGACTTCGCTGGGCCGGTGCAGGCGGTGTACGAAGCGAACGGCTTCGGGGCCCGCTACGAGCTGCACTATGTCGGCGTCGCGAGCGAGGTCCGAAGTGCGCAGGGCTTCGTATTCTCTGCTATCGAGCCTCTGCCCGCCGTCAGCCCGGACGACTGGATCCTCGTCCCTGGAATCGAGTCGACACAGCTCGAGCAGGTCGACGTCCCTGGGGATTGGCTCCGACTCGCGGCCGCACGGTCGCGTCGCCTGAGCTCGATCTGCTCGGGTGCCTTCGTCCTTGCCCGGGCCGGCGTGCTGGAAGGAAGGCTCTGCACGACGCACTGGAAGATCCTGGACAAGCTCGTGGAGTGGAGCCCGACCGCCCGCGTGCTCGACAACCGCCTCTTCGTTCGCGACGGCAACGTGGTGACGAGCGCGGGAGAAGCCTCGGGCATCGACATGACCCTCGCACTCATCCAGGAAGATCATGGGCCGGCGCTCGTCGCCAAGGTGGCGCGCGAGATGGTCGTGTATATGCGGCGCAGCGGCGAAAGCGCGCAGGCGTCGATCTATCTCCAGCATCGCGACCACACCCATCCGGGCGTGCACCGCGTCCAGGACTGGATCGTCGAGCACCCGGAGCGCAAGGCCACGCTGGAGTCCCTGGCCGCCGTGGCGGCGGTCAGCCCGCGGCACCTGACGCGCCTCTTCCGCGAAGCCACCGGGGTCACGCTGACCCGCTTCGCCCACAAGGTGAAGCTGGAAGTGGCCCAATCGCTCCTCGAAAACCAGGGATTGACCCTGGAAGCCATTGCCGGCCGCTGTGGTTACGAGGATGCCCGGCAGCTCCGGCGGCTTTGGAAGCAGCAGCACGGCTCGACGTTGAGCAGCGCACGGCAAAGTCCTCGCAAGCAGATGCAAGCATCGTGA
- a CDS encoding GerMN domain-containing protein has protein sequence MQGMQGEEERERGGRSPGQRRLLFWSFVVVLLGAAGVLLFWPHGPLQPEREETSTSSPEPGKAEQALQLYFADDEAQNLVSERRALPERASLEESVEAAIAALVAGPEEEHHNSVFPKEARLLQTYYTESTRTLFLDFNHALVDRHPGGSTAEYLTLGALVRTVAANFPQVTRLQILVDGQAIDTLAGHFDTSKPIEVSDWQ, from the coding sequence ATGCAGGGGATGCAAGGGGAAGAGGAAAGGGAGAGGGGAGGACGCAGCCCGGGACAGCGGCGGCTGCTGTTCTGGAGTTTCGTCGTCGTGCTCTTGGGGGCGGCAGGAGTCCTCCTCTTCTGGCCGCACGGGCCGCTCCAACCGGAGAGGGAGGAAACCAGCACCAGCAGCCCCGAACCGGGGAAGGCGGAGCAGGCCCTCCAGCTCTATTTCGCCGATGACGAAGCGCAGAATCTGGTGAGCGAGCGCCGCGCGCTCCCCGAGCGCGCCTCCCTGGAGGAGAGCGTCGAGGCCGCCATTGCTGCGCTCGTGGCCGGCCCAGAGGAGGAGCACCACAATTCGGTCTTTCCCAAGGAAGCGCGGCTGCTGCAGACCTACTACACCGAGTCGACGCGCACCCTCTTCCTCGATTTCAACCACGCCCTGGTGGACCGGCATCCTGGCGGCAGCACGGCGGAGTACCTGACGCTCGGAGCTCTGGTGCGCACGGTGGCCGCCAACTTCCCGCAGGTGACGCGCCTGCAGATCCTGGTGGACGGCCAGGCCATCGACACGCTGGCAGGACACTTCGACACCTCGAAACCGATCGAGGTGTCCGACTGGCAGTGA
- a CDS encoding cytochrome c biogenesis protein ResB: MNATVRNAFKPLASLKLTVVLLACGIFLIFSGTWAQIDMGIWTTLKTYFRAFFVWIPFAIFLPRHWNVHGGIPFPGGWLIGGLLMLNLITAHTVRFRYTRKRLGILLIHFGLVLLLCGELVTGIFADEARMSIDEGQTVNYAEDTRNVELAIIDPSGAQTDHVVVVPESRLRHRGRIQDARLPFVLQVEAFYPNAELVDGTELTAAGAGLGPVADRGFAASLGARARPRPSVSGVDQDEIDLPAAYITVLADGESRGTYLAALYFSLMPRFGPQDVVVGDKTYRMALRYVRDYKPYSISLLDFEHDRYLGTETPRNFSSRIRLVDATQNEDREVLIYMNNPLRYRGETFYQASFKQGDTGTVLQVVRNPGWLLPYIACTLGALGMIVHFGMHLKRFLRRTRTA; encoded by the coding sequence GTGAACGCGACCGTGCGCAACGCTTTCAAGCCCCTCGCCTCGCTCAAGCTCACCGTGGTGCTTCTCGCCTGCGGCATCTTCCTCATCTTCTCCGGCACCTGGGCGCAGATCGACATGGGGATCTGGACCACACTGAAGACGTATTTCCGTGCTTTCTTCGTCTGGATCCCGTTCGCCATCTTCCTGCCCCGACACTGGAACGTGCACGGCGGCATCCCCTTCCCCGGGGGCTGGCTCATCGGTGGGCTGCTCATGCTCAACCTGATCACGGCGCACACCGTGCGCTTCCGCTACACCCGCAAGCGCCTGGGCATCCTCCTCATCCACTTCGGACTCGTGCTCCTCCTCTGCGGCGAGCTGGTGACGGGGATCTTCGCCGACGAGGCGAGGATGAGCATCGACGAGGGGCAGACGGTGAACTACGCCGAGGACACTCGCAACGTCGAGCTCGCCATCATCGATCCTTCCGGCGCGCAAACCGACCACGTGGTCGTCGTTCCCGAGTCGCGGCTGCGCCACCGGGGACGCATCCAGGACGCACGGCTACCCTTCGTGCTGCAGGTCGAGGCCTTCTACCCGAACGCGGAGCTGGTCGACGGCACCGAGCTGACCGCCGCTGGCGCCGGCCTGGGCCCGGTGGCCGATCGCGGCTTCGCCGCCAGCCTCGGGGCCCGCGCCCGGCCGCGCCCGTCGGTGAGCGGCGTCGACCAGGACGAGATCGACCTGCCGGCCGCCTACATCACCGTGCTCGCCGATGGCGAGAGCCGGGGCACCTATCTCGCAGCGCTCTACTTCTCCCTCATGCCGCGCTTCGGGCCGCAGGACGTGGTGGTGGGCGACAAGACCTATCGGATGGCGCTGCGCTACGTGCGGGACTACAAGCCCTACTCGATCTCGCTCCTCGACTTCGAACACGACCGCTACCTGGGGACGGAGACGCCGCGCAACTTCTCCAGCCGCATCCGCCTGGTCGACGCGACCCAGAACGAGGACCGGGAAGTGCTGATCTACATGAACAACCCGCTGCGTTATCGCGGCGAGACCTTCTACCAGGCGAGCTTCAAGCAAGGCGACACCGGCACCGTGCTGCAAGTAGTGCGCAACCCCGGCTGGCTCTTGCCCTATATCGCCTGTACCCTGGGGGCGTTGGGGATGATCGTGCACTTCGGCATGCACCTGAAGCGCTTCCTCCGGAGGACGAGAACGGCATGA
- the ccsA gene encoding cytochrome c biogenesis protein CcsA gives MKVPAAARALPWVGVLLALLYVASAFRPPRDGVMPLSRAAGMPVVDLGRTKPLDTFARSTLLIVSGRQSFYLAGTDGTSERKEAKGHERRPALAWLLDVMARPEQARGYRVVRVDHPDLKALLGAERERKYFSVDEIVQHREALEAQIQRATQLPAGSRDHYQRAVVDLAQKLTLVFNVEDWANLLLVPPLDPAAPDAWGSIASAEHQAQEHGNTSPATAAWTGTLQAWRSQDTAAFAAAPAAYMEWLRSAPTVHGSRMRTELLFNRSAPFLHALGLYVIVFILASLSWLRLSRSLATTALWVLGVGLAMHTFGLVVRTYVQGRPPVTNLYSSAIFVGWGGAVLGLFLERFYRNGVGAATAAGMGFLTLLVAHNLSLDGDTMTMMQAVLDTNFWLATHVVVITLGYASTFLAGFLGILYILRGVFTRSLTAQEQVNLPRMIYGILCFATLFSFVGTILGGIWADQSWGRFWGWDPKENGALLIVLWNALILHARWGGMIRQRGLAVMAVAGNIVTSWSWFGTNMLGVGLHAYGFIDSAIFWMFTFVATQLAIIGTGLVPLHRWRSLQPAVKTATSPSSPQGASQRPGSRRPATPLAPPAPESPR, from the coding sequence ATGAAAGTCCCGGCCGCAGCGCGCGCTCTGCCCTGGGTGGGCGTCCTCCTCGCCCTCCTCTACGTCGCTTCCGCCTTCCGCCCGCCGCGGGACGGCGTCATGCCTCTTTCCCGTGCTGCCGGCATGCCCGTCGTGGACCTGGGCCGCACCAAGCCGCTCGACACCTTCGCCCGCTCGACGCTCCTCATCGTCTCCGGCCGCCAGAGCTTCTATCTCGCCGGTACCGACGGCACCTCGGAGCGCAAGGAAGCCAAGGGCCACGAGCGGCGGCCGGCGCTCGCCTGGCTGCTCGACGTCATGGCGCGGCCGGAGCAAGCCCGAGGCTATCGCGTCGTTCGCGTCGATCATCCGGATCTCAAGGCTCTCCTGGGAGCGGAGCGGGAGCGCAAGTACTTCTCGGTCGATGAAATCGTGCAGCACCGGGAAGCATTGGAAGCGCAGATCCAGCGTGCCACCCAGCTGCCCGCCGGAAGTCGCGATCACTATCAGAGAGCGGTCGTCGACCTGGCCCAGAAGCTGACACTGGTTTTCAACGTCGAGGACTGGGCGAACCTCTTGCTCGTGCCGCCCCTCGATCCGGCCGCGCCGGACGCCTGGGGCTCCATCGCTTCCGCCGAGCACCAGGCCCAGGAGCACGGCAACACCTCGCCCGCCACCGCGGCGTGGACGGGCACGCTCCAGGCTTGGCGGAGCCAGGATACCGCGGCCTTCGCCGCCGCGCCCGCTGCCTACATGGAGTGGCTGCGCTCCGCGCCTACCGTGCATGGGAGCCGGATGCGCACCGAGCTCCTCTTCAATCGCTCCGCCCCGTTCCTGCACGCCTTGGGTCTGTACGTCATCGTCTTCATCCTGGCGTCGCTCAGCTGGCTCCGCCTCTCGCGGTCGCTGGCGACGACGGCGCTCTGGGTGCTCGGCGTCGGGCTCGCCATGCATACCTTCGGTCTCGTCGTGCGCACCTATGTTCAAGGGCGCCCGCCGGTCACGAATCTGTACTCGTCGGCCATCTTCGTCGGCTGGGGCGGCGCGGTGCTCGGACTCTTCCTGGAGCGCTTCTACCGCAACGGCGTCGGCGCCGCCACCGCGGCGGGCATGGGCTTCCTCACCCTCCTCGTGGCGCACAACCTTTCTCTCGATGGCGATACCATGACGATGATGCAGGCGGTGCTCGACACCAACTTCTGGCTGGCGACGCACGTGGTGGTCATCACCCTCGGCTACGCCTCGACTTTCCTGGCCGGCTTCCTCGGCATCCTCTACATCCTCCGCGGTGTCTTCACCCGCTCGCTCACCGCGCAGGAGCAGGTGAACCTGCCGCGGATGATCTACGGCATCCTCTGTTTCGCCACCCTCTTCAGCTTCGTCGGCACCATCCTGGGTGGCATCTGGGCCGATCAGTCCTGGGGCCGCTTCTGGGGCTGGGATCCGAAGGAGAACGGCGCCCTACTCATCGTGCTCTGGAACGCCCTCATCTTGCACGCGCGCTGGGGCGGGATGATCCGTCAGCGCGGCCTGGCAGTGATGGCGGTGGCCGGCAACATCGTCACCAGCTGGTCCTGGTTCGGCACCAACATGCTGGGGGTGGGGCTGCACGCCTACGGCTTCATCGATTCGGCGATCTTCTGGATGTTCACCTTCGTCGCCACCCAGCTCGCCATCATCGGCACCGGGTTGGTACCCCTGCATCGCTGGCGGAGCCTGCAGCCGGCGGTAAAGACAGCCACCTCGCCCTCCTCGCCGCAGGGGGCTTCCCAGCGCCCCGGCTCCCGCCGTCCCGCCACGCCCCTCGCCCCTCCTGCACCCGAGTCGCCGCGCTAG
- a CDS encoding response regulator transcription factor: MKVRMLLADDHGILRQTLRICLAQQPDFELVGEAKDGLETMAQVEKLRPDLLLLDLSMPGLPGLEVLRRVRQRFPRTRVVVLSMHKDQAYVLRALQNGASGYVLKEADAADLVHAVREVMAGRSYLSPPFTESTLEEYKKKAANGDVDPYDLLTNREKEVLQLVAEGNTNPQVGKRLFINARTVESHRAHVMEKLGLKNHAELVRFAVSRGLVSAIGPAPEPGDASGPAPGTSRQGTDESPEVWAG, from the coding sequence ATGAAAGTGCGGATGCTGCTGGCAGACGACCATGGGATCCTGCGGCAGACGCTGCGAATTTGTCTGGCGCAGCAGCCGGATTTCGAGCTGGTCGGGGAAGCCAAGGACGGCCTCGAGACGATGGCACAGGTGGAGAAGCTGCGTCCCGACCTCCTTCTCCTCGATCTCTCCATGCCCGGCCTGCCCGGCCTCGAAGTTCTGCGCCGGGTGCGACAGCGCTTTCCTAGAACACGCGTCGTCGTGCTCTCCATGCACAAAGATCAAGCCTACGTCCTGCGGGCGCTGCAGAACGGCGCCTCCGGCTACGTCCTCAAGGAAGCCGATGCCGCGGACCTGGTGCACGCCGTGCGCGAGGTGATGGCGGGGCGCAGCTACCTGAGTCCGCCCTTCACCGAGTCGACCCTCGAGGAGTACAAGAAGAAGGCGGCGAACGGCGACGTGGATCCCTACGACCTGCTGACGAACCGGGAAAAAGAAGTCCTGCAGCTCGTCGCCGAGGGCAACACCAACCCTCAGGTGGGCAAGCGGCTCTTCATCAACGCCCGGACGGTGGAGTCCCACCGGGCCCACGTCATGGAGAAGCTGGGCCTGAAGAACCATGCCGAGCTCGTGCGTTTCGCCGTCTCCCGTGGTCTCGTGAGCGCCATCGGTCCGGCGCCGGAGCCAGGGGACGCGAGCGGGCCCGCACCCGGAACGTCGCGCCAGGGAACCGATGAGTCGCCGGAGGTCTGGGCCGGTTGA
- the rdgB gene encoding RdgB/HAM1 family non-canonical purine NTP pyrophosphatase — translation MRVLCLSTRNHHKLEEVAAILEALGVRATLRSCDDFPHCPEVVEDGATLEANATKKARELCACTGLVTLADDTGLEVDALGGAPGVISARWAGPGCTFADNIAKLLRELRDVPEERRTARFRCCIALASPATPGEVTRVQLFEGRIEGRITMAARGQGGFGYDSVFLVEGERRTLAELSLAAKNSLSHRARALAAAREAIVLELSARA, via the coding sequence ATGAGGGTGCTCTGCCTCTCGACGCGGAACCACCACAAGCTGGAGGAGGTCGCCGCCATCCTGGAGGCTCTGGGGGTGCGGGCGACGCTGCGAAGCTGCGACGATTTCCCTCACTGTCCGGAGGTCGTGGAGGACGGCGCGACGCTGGAGGCGAACGCCACGAAGAAGGCGCGGGAGCTCTGCGCCTGCACCGGTCTCGTGACCTTGGCCGACGACACGGGTCTCGAGGTCGACGCGCTGGGTGGTGCGCCGGGGGTCATCTCGGCGCGCTGGGCCGGTCCTGGCTGCACCTTCGCCGACAACATCGCCAAGCTTCTGCGCGAGCTCCGCGACGTCCCGGAAGAACGGCGCACCGCGCGCTTCCGCTGTTGCATCGCCCTTGCCAGCCCTGCCACGCCGGGTGAGGTGACGCGGGTCCAGCTCTTCGAAGGCCGTATCGAGGGCCGCATCACCATGGCCGCCCGTGGTCAGGGTGGCTTCGGCTACGACTCGGTGTTCCTGGTCGAGGGAGAGCGCCGCACTTTGGCGGAACTTTCATTGGCGGCGAAGAATTCCCTCAGTCACCGGGCCCGCGCCCTGGCCGCGGCGCGGGAGGCGATCGTGCTAGAATTGTCCGCGCGGGCCTAG
- a CDS encoding DJ-1/PfpI family protein, whose amino-acid sequence MHGRIQAGAWIAIAVVLTSGRGPVSADEPTKKYTRNVAIAIWNGAEILDWAGPSEVFAAAGHMAQRGNEPAFNVYTVSKTKDPIVSQGFIDVQPDYAMADAPKPDIIVFPGGGGSSVLNDPEFFAWASEAAKNAEVALSVCTGAFVLGKAGLLDDKAATTWYGAIDAFEKQFTKTRVQRGARLVDNGQIVTTAGVSAGIDGSLHVVARLLGRHVADRTAQYMEYRWTPEAYLAKDYSVLNPSLDERGRRLQQADIYTRENNPAAAIQICEQLVQEEPGDNTSWLQLGNACYSSKRYDDAVKAYAKAARSPDLAASAWYNAACSAGLEQDKEKALEYLGKACDAGLQHREHARMDEDLALLRDDPRFESLLAQPAAAGETAKR is encoded by the coding sequence ATGCACGGCAGAATCCAAGCCGGCGCCTGGATCGCGATCGCAGTGGTCCTCACGAGCGGACGCGGCCCGGTCTCCGCGGACGAGCCCACGAAGAAATACACGCGGAACGTCGCGATCGCCATCTGGAACGGTGCCGAGATCCTCGACTGGGCCGGTCCCAGTGAGGTCTTCGCCGCCGCCGGTCACATGGCGCAGCGGGGCAACGAGCCTGCCTTCAACGTGTACACGGTGTCGAAAACGAAGGATCCGATTGTGAGCCAGGGGTTCATCGACGTGCAGCCCGACTACGCGATGGCAGACGCCCCCAAGCCCGACATCATCGTCTTCCCCGGCGGCGGCGGCAGCTCGGTGCTGAACGACCCCGAGTTCTTCGCCTGGGCGAGCGAGGCGGCCAAGAATGCGGAGGTCGCGCTCTCGGTGTGCACTGGTGCGTTCGTGCTCGGCAAGGCGGGGCTCTTGGACGACAAGGCCGCCACGACTTGGTACGGCGCCATCGATGCGTTCGAGAAGCAGTTCACCAAGACACGGGTGCAACGGGGCGCCCGCCTGGTGGACAACGGCCAGATCGTGACCACGGCGGGCGTCTCCGCGGGAATCGACGGGTCCCTGCACGTCGTGGCGCGCCTGCTCGGGCGGCACGTGGCGGACCGCACGGCTCAGTACATGGAATACCGCTGGACTCCCGAGGCGTACCTCGCGAAGGACTACTCGGTGCTGAACCCGAGCCTCGACGAGCGCGGCCGGCGCCTGCAACAGGCCGACATCTACACGCGGGAAAACAACCCCGCTGCAGCGATCCAGATCTGCGAGCAGCTCGTCCAAGAGGAACCGGGCGACAATACCAGCTGGCTGCAGCTCGGCAACGCTTGCTACTCGAGCAAGCGCTACGACGATGCGGTGAAAGCCTACGCGAAGGCGGCGCGCTCTCCCGACCTCGCGGCCTCGGCCTGGTACAACGCCGCCTGCAGCGCCGGGCTCGAGCAGGACAAGGAGAAGGCGCTGGAGTACTTGGGGAAGGCCTGCGACGCCGGCTTACAACATCGCGAGCACGCGCGGATGGACGAGGATCTGGCGCTGCTACGCGACGATCCGCGCTTCGAGTCGTTGCTAGCCCAGCCCGCTGCCGCCGGCGAGACGGCCAAGCGCTAG